In Haemophilus parainfluenzae, the sequence ACAATCGTTCCCGCCCTTGTTTGCAATATCAAATCGGGCGTTGCTCAGCACCTTGTGTGCCAGGCTATGTGACTGATGAAGAATATAATCAGCAAGTCGAATTAGCACGACTATTTTTACAAGGAAAAGATCAGCAAGTATTAGATTATCTCATCGGCAAAATGGAGCAGGCGAGCCGTGATTTAGATTTTGAAGGTGCGGCACGTTATCGTGACCAAATTCAAGCGGTTCGTGCGGTTATCGAAAAACAATTTGTTTCCAATGAGCGTTTGGACGATATGGATATTATGTCCATTGCGTATCAGCACGGTTTAGCTTGTGTTCAAGTGATGTTTATTCGTCAAGGTAAAGTATTGGGCAATCGCAGTTATTTTCCGAAAGTACCTGCTAATACTGATTTGTCCGAATTAACGGCGACGTTTGTTGGGCAGTTTTATTTGCAAGGTCATCAGGGAAGAAGTATCCCTAATAGTATTATTGTGGATCATAAACTAGATGAAAAAGCCGAGCTTGAAGCTTTATTAACTGAACAAGCTGGTCGAAAAGTGGTAATACAAGAATCTGCTAAAGGCGATAAAGGTAAATATCTACAACTTGCACAAATTAATGCCAAAGCGGCTTTAGCGACTCAACTTAAACAATCTTCCCGAATGTACGAACGTTATCAAGCGCTTTGTGAATTGCTCGATATGCCTGAAATTAAACGTATGGAATGTTTTGATATTAGTCATACGATGGGGAATCAAACCGTGGCATCTTGCGTGGTATTTAATCAAGAAGGCCCACTGAAATCAGATTATCGCCGTTTTAATATTGAAGGTATTACGGGTGGTGATGATTATGCAGCGATGGAGCAAGCTTTAAAGAAACGTTACGACCGCGATCTTGATGAAGATAAAATTCCCGATATTATTTTTATTGATGGTGGTAAAGGGCAGCTTAATCGTGCCTTAGAGGTTTTTCATCACCTCAACGTAAAATGGGATAAAAATCGACCGCACTTAATTGGTGTGGCAAAAGGTGTAGATCGTCGAGCGGGACAAGAAGTGTTGATTATCAGCAAACAAGATCGTGAGATTCATTTGCCGGATGATAGCCTTGCACTACATTTAATCCAACATATTCGAGATGAAAGCCATAATCATGCGATTAACGGTCATCGTCAAAAACGCCAAAAAGCCTTTACCCAAAGTGGATTGGAAACTATTGAAGGGGTAGGCGCTAAACGACGTCAAGCCTTGTTGAAATATTTAGGTGGATTGCAAGGTGTCAAAAATGCCACATTGGATGAAATCGCCTCTGTACCCGGTATTTCTAAAGCCTTAGCCGAAAAGATTTTCGAGACCTTAAAAAGTTAGGAAAAATCTTGATTTTCTACACGAACTGTCTATTATTTCAACCTTTCGGATTTTATATAGGAACATATTATGTTTGAATGGCTTGTTGATCCTGAAGCATGGATTTCATTGCTCACATTGACCGCACTTGAAATCGTCTTGGGTATCGATAACATTATTTTTATTAGTATTTTAGTGGGACGTTTACCTGCGAATCAACGTCAATCTGGTCGTATTATCGGCCTTGGATTAGCGATGATTACCCGTATTTTACTTCTTGTTTCCCTTTCTTGGATGATGAAATTAACGGAGCCACTATTCACTTTGGTTGGTCAGGAAATTTCGGGTCGCGATTTGATTTTATTCCTTGGGGGCTTATTCCTAATTGTGAAAAGTACAGGTGAAATTAAAGAGGCGATGCATCCTGAAGCACATCATGAAGAAGAGAATAACAAGAAGAAAGTCAGTTATTTGGGTGTATTAATCCAAATTGCGATTTTAGATATCGTATTTTCTTTAGACTCAGTAATTACCGCGGTAGGGATGGCAAACCACCTTCCAGTGATGATTTTGGCAATTATGATTGCAGTAGGTGTGATGATGTTTGCAGCGAAACCAATTGGTAATTTTGTTGATACCCATCCGACATTGAAGATTTTAGCCTTAGCATTCTTAATTTTAGTTGGAGTAAGTTTAATTGCTGAAAGTTTGGATATTCATATTCCAAAAGGCTACATTTACTTTGCAATGGGCTTCTCAACAGTAGTTGAAATGCTCAACATCAAAATGCGAAAATCACTTGGTCATTAAATCATATAAAAAGGCGGAACAATGTGTTCCGCCTTTTTTTAGTCATTATAGAATACCCCTTTCCCATACAAATACATGGTGACTTGTTCGTCAGTATGGTATTCGTTGATGAGATCTTCATTGATATTCAATTCATAACCGCAAACATCAATACAAATATTGATAGCTCGTCCTCTTGATTCAATTCGCTTAATCTCACCTTTAAAAGAAGCGGTCGGGTCTTGGATTTTTTTCGCAAGAGAGAATTGCTCAGGGCGGAATAACACTTTCCCTTGCGTATGGCCATTTCCTTTATTTTCGATGGCAATTTCACCTAATTGACAGGTCGCGATGCTATCGTTTTTTAATGTTGCAGGAAGAATAATGCTGTCCCCAATAAATTTAGCAATAGACAAATACTGAGGTGACCAATAGAGCGTTTTAGGTGTCGCAATTTGGAGAATTTTCCCTTCTTGAATCACTGCGATTTTGTCAGCATGACATAGTGCTTCATCGCGATCATGGGTTACAAATACGGCAGAGGAACCACTTTCTCTTAATACTTGTAACATATCGTAACGAATTTGATTTCTTAGATGTTCATCTAACGCACTAAATGGCTCATCAAACAGGATTAACTCAGGGCTTGGTGCAAGTGCTCGAGCAAGTGCAACACGTTGCTGTTGACCACCAGAAAGCTGATGAGGGAAACGGTCCGCTAAGCTGCTAATACCCGTGAGTTTCATCACTTCTTCGATGCGTTGTTTTTCCTCTTCAGTTTTCCCTTTGCCATCGCCTAAGCCATAAGCAATATTGCGGTAAACATTTAAATGAGGAAATAGCACGCCTTCTTGTACCACATAGCCTAATTTGCGTTGCTGGGTCGGCACATTGAGATTTTCTTTAAAAATAGGTTGATTCTTTAACCAAATCTCACCGCTTGTTGGTTGTTCAAAACCAGCAATACTACGCAATAAGGTGGTTTTTCCACAACCAGATGCGCCAAGAAGAAATAGAATTTCACCTTTCTCTAATTGCAGAGAGATATTGTGCAGAACCTGGTGTCCGTTAAAGGATTTATTCAAATTTTTAATGTCGAGTAATGTTGTCATTTTTATCTTCTCGTTATTTAAAACCGTATCGTTTCAGTAAAAATACAGGAATCCCTGAAAATAGCACTAACATAATGGCATAAGGCGTTGCAGCCGCATATTGTGCATCAGAGGTGTATTCCCACACCGCAGTTGAAAGCGTTTTAATGTCATTAGGGGTCAGTAATAAGGTTGCGGTGAGCTCTTTCATTAAGTTTAAAAATACTAAAGCAAAGGCAGCCGCAATCCCCGGTAACATAGCTGGAATGACTAAGGTACGGAAAATATAAAAGTTGCTACGGCCTAAGCTTTGCCCTACCTTTTCAATGTTACTAGACATTTGTTCAAGCGAGCTACGCAAGGTCGTTTGCGCCATTGGAAGATAAAGCATAAAGTAGGCAACGATAACCATGGCAAAGGTTTGATAAAGGGAATAGGCATAGTTGATGGTAAAGAAGACCAATGATAATGCGATAACAAGCCCTGGCACAGCGTGAAGTAGATAAGGGATTCGATCAAGCCAAATCGTCAATTTACTGCGATAGCGTACCGCAGCCCATACCAATGGTAGTGCACAAATAACGGTAAGTGTTGCACCCAGTGTTGATATAGTCAGTGAATTTGTGAAGGCGGTAAAAAATTCCCCAAAATCGACCGCACCTTCAATGGAACTTCCCACGGTTAGCCAATAAATCAGCATAGTAATCGGCACACCAATACTGAGCACAAAAATGGTCGTGAAAAAGCTTACGACTAAAATTTGTTTTCCTGCTGAGAGGGTTTTCAATGGATACGGACGTATTACGCCTTTGCCGCTTTGATAGAGTGTTTGTGTGCCTCTAAAACGAATTTCCCCCATCACAACAAAGATACAGATCACCATTAACACACCAGAAAGTAAGGCGGCGGTGTTGTTATTAAAGGCCATTTCATATTCTTGGAAAATTGCCGTAGTGAAGGTTTGGTAATTTAAAATAGACACGGCGCCAAAGTCTACCAACATATGAAGCGCAATTAATAATACGCTGCTACCGATGGCGGGTTTGAGTTGTGGAAAAATCGCATGCCAAAATGTGTAAGCATGGCTTTTAGCTAATGAAAGGCTCACTTCTTCTAAAGAGCGGTCGAGTCTTTTTAAGGTCGCCGCGACAGGGAGATAAGCAAGCGGGAAAGAACTCAGCGTCATAATGCCGATGGTTCCCCAGAAGCCTTCCACTCTGAAGGTAAGACTGATCCACGTAAAACAACTGACAAAAGCCGGAATACAAAGAGGGAGCGTCATCGCAACTTGGAAAAAGCCTTTTCCCCAAAAGCGATAACGTTCTAATAAAAATGCACATAGTGTGCCGAGAATAATGGCGAAAAGCGTGACAAATACCATTAAAAGTAGGGTATTACTGAGCAATTCCCACATTCTTGGGCGCCAAAGTAATTCAATGCTACGAGCCAATCCGACATCTGCAGCACGCTCAATAACATATAAAAAAGGTAATAATAATGGCAAACTAATCAGCACGATTAAGGCTATAAGCCAGCGAGGTGGGCGATTAGACACAGAAAAATCCTTTAAAATATCAGTATAGAGTAAGTTGAGTAAATAACAGAAGGGCGTGTATTACACGCCCTATATTGCATAGCAAATTAAACTTATTTCAAACCAGCTTCTTCAATAAGTTTGTTTGCGTTGTCTTTGTCTTCAGAAGTGGTTGCTGAAACAACTGGCGCTTCTAATTTTGCATAAGGTTCCATGTTAAATGGAGAAACTACGTCGGTACGAAGTGGGTATTCTGCACGTACTGAAACAAATGCTTGTTGTCCTTCTTTGCTTGCTAAGAAATCAACGAATTTTTTCGCTTCTTCTTTATTTTTAGAACCTTTTAATACAGCTGCACCAGAGTAAGTCACTAATGCACCAGGATCTTGATGACGAATAAAATAAAGACGTGTTTTGAGGTTTTCAGCACCTTTTTCTTTTGCCAGAGTATACCAGTAATAGTTGTTAATTAACGCTGCTGGTATTTCACCATTTTCAACCGCTTGAAGGGCAACACTGTTTTTCGCATAAAGTTTGCCGTTTTCTTTTAAGCCTTTTAACCATTTAAGAGCGGCATCTTTACCTTTTAATTTGGTAATCGCAACAACTTGCTCTAAGAATGCGCCTGAAGTTGGAACGTAACCAATTTTATCTTTCCATTTTGGTGTTGCATAATCTAACACGGATTTTTCCATGTCTTTTTCAGATAATTTAGTGTGATCGTAAACCACAACACGAGAACGACCGCTTAATGCGACCCAGTCTTTTTTCGGTGCAACAGGAACGCCCTTGTGTGCAGTTTGTTTAATAGTATCTGCAGAAAGCGGTTCTAATAAGCCCGCATCAGACAGAGCAGCGAAAGGTGCCGTTTGTTCAGAAAAGAATACGTCAGCAGGGGTTTTATCGCCCTCTTCTTTTAATTGACCTGCAAGTTGATCGCTTTTCGCACTGTTTAAGGTCACTTTAATACCTGTTGCCTTTGTAAATGCATCAGCAACAGCTTGAGAACCTTCTTTGTGTTGACCGTTGTAAACGGTAATATCTGCAGAAGCGAATCCTGCAAACGCCATTAAGCCAGTTAGTGCGGCAATTTGGAAGTGCTTAATTTTCATGAAAACTCCTTTATGTTATCGGGCAAATCGCCCATTTTCTGAAAATAAAATTTGTCTCATTCTAATATATTCAAAAGAGATAATGCAAATAATTCTCAGATATTTTTCTCTTATATCAAAATTTCATATCCCATTCTATTTTTTTTTTTTTTTACTTCGTCCCATGTTGATTTTTCTCCATAATGTCTAGTAGAAATTTCTAATAAGGACGGATATGAATATTCAGCAAATCATTAAACAACATCATTTAGAGCTCTTATTCCAGCAAGGGTCATTTGGGATTGAAAAGGAAAGTCAACGGGTGCGTGCGGATGGTTCAATAGTGACATCATTGCACCCCAAAGCCTTTGGTAATCGTTGTTTTCACCCCTACATACAAACTGATTTTGCAGAAAGTCAGTTGGAATTGGTGACTCCCCCTATGAAAAAGTTAGAGGATACACTACGTTGGCTTTCAGCCATTCATGAAGTGACTTTGCGAACTTTACCGGAGGATGAATTTATTTTTCCTTTCAGTATGCCAGCAGGATTACCGCCAGAAGAACACATTAAGGTTGCACAATTAGATAATCAGGAAGATGTGGCTTATCGGGAGCATTTAGTCCAGTCTTACGGTAAATATAAGCAAATGGTCAGTGGTATTCATTACAATTTTCAAATTGACCCTAAGTTTATTGATGCCTTATTTCATGCACAAAATGAAACACAAAGTGCGGTTGATTTTCAAAATAATTTTTACCTAAAAATAGCCAAAAACTTCTTACGCTATCAATGGATTCTGCTTTATCTGTTTTCTGCGACACCGACGGTAGAGGATAAATATTTCAGAGGCAATTCCCCCCTTAAACCGCATCAATATGTGCGGAGTTTACGTTCAGGGAAATATGGTTATGTGAATGATCCGAAGATCCACGTCTCTTATGACAGTTTGCAAGAGTATGTTGAGACGTTAGAACACTGGGTGAAATCGGGTGATTTGATTGCGGAAAAAGAGTTTTACTCAAGCGTACGTTTGCGTGGCGCTAAAAAAGCGCGCGATTTACTTCAAAAAGGAATTCAATATTTAGAATTTCGTTTGTTTGATCTCAATCCGTTTGCACCTTATGGAATGGAACTCGCTGACGCGAAATTCATTCATTATTTTATTTTGTTAATGGCATGGCTTGATGATACCGCTGATCAAGAAGGTATAAAATTAGGCAAAGCACGTCTTGCTGAAGTGGCATGGGAAGACCCAAGAGAGCAAAGCGTTTATGCGGTAGAAGGCGAATTAGTCCTCCTTGAAATACTCAAAATGCTTGAGCAACTTAATGTGAGTGATGAGATTAAAACGATTGTTAAAGACAAATTAGGACAATTTGCGGATCCAAGCCAAACGCTTTGTGCCAAAGTGGTTGCGGCAATTGAACAGGTCGGCAGTTACCAACAATTAGGGGCCGATATTGCGCAATCTAATAAAGCAAAAGCCTTTGAACGTTTTTATGCATTAACTGTGTTTGATAATATGGAACTGTCCACACAAGCGTTATTGTTTGATGCAATCCAAAAAGGGCTAAAGATTGAGATTTTAGATGAACGCGATCAATTTATCAGTCTTCAATTTGGCGATCATTTGGAATATGTGAAAAACGGTAATATGACTTCTCACGATAGCTATATTTCTCCACTCATTATGGAAAATAAAGTGGTGACGAAGAAAGTGTTAGCGAAAGCAGGATTTAATGTACCGCAAAGCATCGAGTTTACCGATGTGAAAAGTGCGGTCGAAAATTTCCCACTTTTTGAGAATCGAGCTGTCGTGATTAAGCCAAAATCAACGAATTTTGGTTTAGGGATCAGTATTTTCCAACAAGGTGTAACGGATAGAGATGATTTTGCAAAAGCAGTAGAGATTGCTTTCCGTGAAGATAAAGAGATCATGGTTGAAGATTATCTACTTGGCACTGAATATCGCTTTTTT encodes:
- the uvrC gene encoding excinuclease ABC subunit UvrC, whose translation is MFDSKKFLSDVSHEPGVYRMYDDKDQVIYVGKAKDLKKRLSSYFRKNLSSKKTEALVSSIHHIDTTITSSETEALLLEHNFIKLYQPRYNVLLRDDKSYPFILLTKERHPRITSYRGTKKIAGEYFGPYPHAGAVRETLSLMQKLFPVRQCENSVYNNRSRPCLQYQIGRCSAPCVPGYVTDEEYNQQVELARLFLQGKDQQVLDYLIGKMEQASRDLDFEGAARYRDQIQAVRAVIEKQFVSNERLDDMDIMSIAYQHGLACVQVMFIRQGKVLGNRSYFPKVPANTDLSELTATFVGQFYLQGHQGRSIPNSIIVDHKLDEKAELEALLTEQAGRKVVIQESAKGDKGKYLQLAQINAKAALATQLKQSSRMYERYQALCELLDMPEIKRMECFDISHTMGNQTVASCVVFNQEGPLKSDYRRFNIEGITGGDDYAAMEQALKKRYDRDLDEDKIPDIIFIDGGKGQLNRALEVFHHLNVKWDKNRPHLIGVAKGVDRRAGQEVLIISKQDREIHLPDDSLALHLIQHIRDESHNHAINGHRQKRQKAFTQSGLETIEGVGAKRRQALLKYLGGLQGVKNATLDEIASVPGISKALAEKIFETLKS
- a CDS encoding TerC family protein, whose amino-acid sequence is MFEWLVDPEAWISLLTLTALEIVLGIDNIIFISILVGRLPANQRQSGRIIGLGLAMITRILLLVSLSWMMKLTEPLFTLVGQEISGRDLILFLGGLFLIVKSTGEIKEAMHPEAHHEEENNKKKVSYLGVLIQIAILDIVFSLDSVITAVGMANHLPVMILAIMIAVGVMMFAAKPIGNFVDTHPTLKILALAFLILVGVSLIAESLDIHIPKGYIYFAMGFSTVVEMLNIKMRKSLGH
- a CDS encoding ABC transporter ATP-binding protein, with the translated sequence MTTLLDIKNLNKSFNGHQVLHNISLQLEKGEILFLLGASGCGKTTLLRSIAGFEQPTSGEIWLKNQPIFKENLNVPTQQRKLGYVVQEGVLFPHLNVYRNIAYGLGDGKGKTEEEKQRIEEVMKLTGISSLADRFPHQLSGGQQQRVALARALAPSPELILFDEPFSALDEHLRNQIRYDMLQVLRESGSSAVFVTHDRDEALCHADKIAVIQEGKILQIATPKTLYWSPQYLSIAKFIGDSIILPATLKNDSIATCQLGEIAIENKGNGHTQGKVLFRPEQFSLAKKIQDPTASFKGEIKRIESRGRAINICIDVCGYELNINEDLINEYHTDEQVTMYLYGKGVFYND
- a CDS encoding ABC transporter permease produces the protein MSNRPPRWLIALIVLISLPLLLPFLYVIERAADVGLARSIELLWRPRMWELLSNTLLLMVFVTLFAIILGTLCAFLLERYRFWGKGFFQVAMTLPLCIPAFVSCFTWISLTFRVEGFWGTIGIMTLSSFPLAYLPVAATLKRLDRSLEEVSLSLAKSHAYTFWHAIFPQLKPAIGSSVLLIALHMLVDFGAVSILNYQTFTTAIFQEYEMAFNNNTAALLSGVLMVICIFVVMGEIRFRGTQTLYQSGKGVIRPYPLKTLSAGKQILVVSFFTTIFVLSIGVPITMLIYWLTVGSSIEGAVDFGEFFTAFTNSLTISTLGATLTVICALPLVWAAVRYRSKLTIWLDRIPYLLHAVPGLVIALSLVFFTINYAYSLYQTFAMVIVAYFMLYLPMAQTTLRSSLEQMSSNIEKVGQSLGRSNFYIFRTLVIPAMLPGIAAAFALVFLNLMKELTATLLLTPNDIKTLSTAVWEYTSDAQYAAATPYAIMLVLFSGIPVFLLKRYGFK
- a CDS encoding iron ABC transporter substrate-binding protein — encoded protein: MKIKHFQIAALTGLMAFAGFASADITVYNGQHKEGSQAVADAFTKATGIKVTLNSAKSDQLAGQLKEEGDKTPADVFFSEQTAPFAALSDAGLLEPLSADTIKQTAHKGVPVAPKKDWVALSGRSRVVVYDHTKLSEKDMEKSVLDYATPKWKDKIGYVPTSGAFLEQVVAITKLKGKDAALKWLKGLKENGKLYAKNSVALQAVENGEIPAALINNYYWYTLAKEKGAENLKTRLYFIRHQDPGALVTYSGAAVLKGSKNKEEAKKFVDFLASKEGQQAFVSVRAEYPLRTDVVSPFNMEPYAKLEAPVVSATTSEDKDNANKLIEEAGLK
- the gshAB gene encoding bifunctional glutamate--cysteine ligase GshA/glutathione synthetase GshB, translating into MNIQQIIKQHHLELLFQQGSFGIEKESQRVRADGSIVTSLHPKAFGNRCFHPYIQTDFAESQLELVTPPMKKLEDTLRWLSAIHEVTLRTLPEDEFIFPFSMPAGLPPEEHIKVAQLDNQEDVAYREHLVQSYGKYKQMVSGIHYNFQIDPKFIDALFHAQNETQSAVDFQNNFYLKIAKNFLRYQWILLYLFSATPTVEDKYFRGNSPLKPHQYVRSLRSGKYGYVNDPKIHVSYDSLQEYVETLEHWVKSGDLIAEKEFYSSVRLRGAKKARDLLQKGIQYLEFRLFDLNPFAPYGMELADAKFIHYFILLMAWLDDTADQEGIKLGKARLAEVAWEDPREQSVYAVEGELVLLEILKMLEQLNVSDEIKTIVKDKLGQFADPSQTLCAKVVAAIEQVGSYQQLGADIAQSNKAKAFERFYALTVFDNMELSTQALLFDAIQKGLKIEILDERDQFISLQFGDHLEYVKNGNMTSHDSYISPLIMENKVVTKKVLAKAGFNVPQSIEFTDVKSAVENFPLFENRAVVIKPKSTNFGLGISIFQQGVTDRDDFAKAVEIAFREDKEIMVEDYLLGTEYRFFVLGDQTLAVLLRVPANVIGDGVHTVAELVAAKNDHPLRGDGSRTPLKKIALGDIEQLQLKEQGLTVDSIPAKDQLVQLRANSNISTGGDSIDMTDEMHASYKEIAVGISKAMGAAVCGVDLIIPDLKQPAEPSLRSWGVIEANFNPMMMMHIFPFSGQSRRLTMNVIKMLFPELP